One genomic window of Candidatus Kuenenia stuttgartiensis includes the following:
- a CDS encoding cytochrome ubiquinol oxidase subunit I: MNNYKLLSIKQKSIFVLLLVIAFGAALSFFRQDISLLSVAHAEDIGVELPAFEGETDSGAPQSAEGTAEGVVEGAAPAEEEGELEPVQYRSFFGLDSRVVVWIVSELHLMFAAFVLGVPIFAVIVEIVGFKSGDIKYDKMAKEFTKLLSAAFATTASLGGLLAFCLFGLYPEFMSHLTSVFAPTMYVYSLMFFGEAFTLYGYYYSWDVLKGTSTKKWCHIALGIMLNLFGTGLMFITNSWATYMMSPSGVSMKTGRLLSLYEAFYNELWMPVNLHRLIANVCFGGFVVGAYAAVKFLNSKTKEERAHYDWMGYVGNFIGIGALIPLPFAGYWLGREVYSASPVMGNIMMGGAFSWTFIIQAILIGMLFIGANYYLWLGMGRIKGSERYTGYIKYLNVVIFMCFAVWLTPHNLPLSGEERAMIGEQYHPFSKYFGVMAAKNAVVNLIILSTFFSFLIYRRSNKGETVRFSEQGKVGMIGIFSALGFCLLMLLSYAVSLSFVDLEAQTKIYVKPLVTALYIQSFAVCLAAFLTFRNKGKLAQSMLFLVTAGIAVLYFWYYGFQVMQKANIVLRYLSVTQVSIVMSCLIMNTVIDILVFRKAKVVGDIVWGKMPVRSQYALLMLCIVIVILMGLMGFIRSGLRMDWHVYGLMQDTSQGAYTPTLAYMGRIVGLIVALFLGLVAFVFWLANLGDKKVKTEAEV; the protein is encoded by the coding sequence ATGAATAATTATAAGTTATTGTCGATAAAGCAAAAAAGCATTTTTGTACTTTTGTTGGTTATTGCATTCGGTGCGGCTCTTTCTTTTTTCCGGCAGGATATCTCGCTGCTCTCTGTTGCGCATGCTGAAGACATCGGTGTTGAATTGCCTGCGTTTGAGGGCGAGACGGATTCCGGAGCGCCGCAATCTGCGGAGGGTACTGCTGAAGGTGTGGTAGAAGGCGCGGCGCCAGCCGAAGAAGAGGGTGAGTTGGAGCCGGTTCAATACCGGTCATTCTTTGGACTGGATTCGCGTGTGGTTGTATGGATCGTGTCTGAGCTGCATCTGATGTTCGCAGCATTTGTACTTGGTGTGCCAATATTTGCGGTTATTGTCGAGATCGTTGGATTTAAAAGCGGCGATATAAAATATGATAAGATGGCGAAGGAGTTTACCAAGTTGTTGTCTGCTGCATTTGCAACAACAGCCTCGCTAGGGGGGCTGCTGGCCTTTTGTTTGTTCGGTTTATACCCTGAATTTATGAGCCATTTGACCAGTGTGTTTGCTCCAACAATGTATGTCTATTCGCTAATGTTTTTTGGCGAGGCGTTCACATTGTATGGTTACTATTATTCGTGGGATGTCCTAAAAGGGACTTCGACGAAGAAGTGGTGCCACATTGCGCTTGGCATCATGCTTAATCTCTTTGGCACAGGGCTTATGTTTATAACTAATTCATGGGCGACATATATGATGAGTCCTTCAGGTGTTAGTATGAAAACTGGCAGGCTGCTGAGTTTGTACGAAGCATTTTATAATGAGCTGTGGATGCCCGTCAATCTTCATCGTTTGATTGCGAATGTATGTTTTGGCGGTTTTGTGGTCGGTGCTTATGCCGCGGTTAAATTCTTAAATTCGAAGACCAAAGAAGAAAGGGCGCATTATGACTGGATGGGCTATGTTGGGAATTTTATAGGTATTGGAGCATTAATTCCATTGCCTTTTGCGGGATATTGGCTGGGACGTGAGGTTTATAGTGCTAGTCCTGTGATGGGCAATATTATGATGGGTGGGGCTTTTTCATGGACATTTATTATCCAGGCGATACTTATCGGCATGTTGTTTATAGGCGCTAACTATTATTTATGGCTTGGGATGGGAAGGATAAAGGGGTCAGAGAGGTACACGGGGTATATTAAATACCTTAATGTTGTTATTTTTATGTGTTTTGCAGTATGGCTTACCCCCCATAATCTACCTCTCAGCGGAGAAGAAAGGGCGATGATTGGCGAGCAGTATCATCCTTTCTCAAAATATTTTGGGGTCATGGCTGCCAAGAATGCAGTGGTAAATCTTATTATTTTGTCGACATTTTTTTCTTTTCTCATATATCGCAGAAGTAATAAGGGCGAGACAGTACGCTTTTCTGAGCAAGGCAAGGTGGGCATGATAGGTATTTTCTCTGCGCTGGGCTTTTGTTTGCTGATGCTGCTTTCTTATGCGGTTTCGTTAAGTTTTGTCGATCTGGAAGCACAAACGAAGATTTATGTGAAACCATTGGTCACAGCACTTTATATACAGTCGTTTGCTGTTTGTCTTGCTGCCTTTTTAACATTCAGGAATAAAGGCAAGCTTGCGCAATCCATGTTGTTTCTGGTGACGGCAGGCATTGCCGTGCTCTATTTTTGGTATTATGGTTTTCAGGTTATGCAGAAGGCTAATATTGTGCTACGCTATTTATCTGTGACCCAGGTTTCGATTGTGATGAGCTGTTTGATTATGAATACGGTTATTGATATTTTGGTATTCCGTAAAGCAAAAGTCGTGGGTGACATAGTTTGGGGTAAAATGCCAGTAAGGTCTCAATATGCATTGCTAATGCTATGTATAGTAATTGTCATTTTGATGGGGCTTATGGGGTTTATTCGCTCTGGCTTGCGTATGGATTGGCATGTATACGGGCTTATGCAGGATACATCTCAAGGGGCGTATACTCCGACGCTTGCTTATATGGGAAGGATTGTTGGCTTGATTGTGGCGTTATTCCTTGGCTTGGTGGCATTTGTGTTTTGGCTGGCAAACCTGGGAGATAAAAAAGTGAAAACTGAGGCCGAAGTATAG
- a CDS encoding carboxypeptidase regulatory-like domain-containing protein, whose amino-acid sequence MKSLNIVILVSGIVLSLVSVNQTVMAKGKAPVYNVIEVKNGGTIAGTVKLEGGVPAAKMLKIDKDEQTCGHGLKASEDLVINSGNMGIKNAVVSLDSIEVGKALDTTPVSLDQKGCVFEPHVVAVCAGTEVNLLNSDPIMHNLHSWSIRNPAFNEGVSGNGKMVKKFDVPEIVKITCDVHKWMSSYLLVKGNPYFAVTDADGKFRIDNVPAGTYEISVWQEKLGKRKSEAVVTAGGEVVVDFVYQKK is encoded by the coding sequence ATGAAAAGCTTAAACATTGTTATCTTGGTAAGTGGTATTGTGCTAAGTTTGGTGAGCGTTAATCAAACGGTAATGGCAAAGGGGAAAGCGCCTGTTTATAATGTGATTGAAGTGAAAAACGGCGGGACAATTGCAGGTACGGTAAAGCTTGAGGGTGGTGTGCCTGCCGCAAAGATGTTGAAGATTGATAAAGATGAGCAGACATGTGGTCATGGGTTGAAGGCGTCAGAAGATCTGGTGATTAATTCGGGCAATATGGGCATCAAGAATGCGGTTGTGTCTTTGGACAGTATTGAGGTTGGAAAGGCATTGGATACGACTCCTGTTTCCTTGGACCAGAAAGGCTGCGTATTTGAACCACACGTTGTTGCGGTGTGTGCGGGTACCGAAGTGAATTTGCTGAACAGTGACCCCATTATGCATAATCTGCACTCATGGTCGATTAGAAACCCTGCTTTTAATGAAGGTGTTTCCGGTAATGGCAAAATGGTAAAGAAGTTTGATGTTCCTGAAATAGTGAAAATAACGTGTGATGTTCATAAGTGGATGAGTTCGTACCTTTTGGTGAAGGGGAATCCTTACTTTGCGGTTACGGATGCTGATGGTAAATTCAGGATAGACAATGTTCCTGCCGGTACGTATGAGATATCAGTATGGCAAGAGAAGCTGGGTAAGAGAAAGAGTGAGGCTGTCGTAACGGCCGGTGGGGAAGTGGTCGTAGATTTTGTGTATCAGAAAAAATAA
- a CDS encoding carboxypeptidase-like regulatory domain-containing protein gives MVKLYVTVLFLGMQFFTVVRGDIIVLKDIDKKIDFRILGVTDEYVSIEIPKKDMKSLDMLFLQRDTFPDVIHLNTEEISLKCKVKEIKKDEIIVMIPTLAVSSLQMSFQENGVEETFPAKKMYKSHVAETGKRMDSKKERQSESLESQIQNLTDNREEELTDELRTGIVGKSNAKKYYRFKTKKVFEEEDAFDKNEFVDFGTNADDGATRIWEEKTSGASGVEADKLLPEEAVDTDGEVAEEATVLQDASLGSVEGRILKSGKPIKDCQVQLRRLEKGGLLSRDYRLVDGALELEMVTNDEGYYHFMNVMPGEYKLYWKPPLETTWVRRFKMEPDIIVESGKTIKPRDIEILKRTLN, from the coding sequence ATGGTTAAATTATACGTAACAGTTTTGTTTTTGGGCATGCAATTTTTTACCGTTGTCCGTGGAGATATAATCGTGTTGAAAGATATCGATAAAAAGATTGATTTCAGGATACTGGGGGTCACGGATGAGTATGTGAGTATAGAAATACCAAAAAAAGACATGAAGTCTTTAGATATGTTGTTTTTACAAAGGGATACTTTCCCGGACGTGATTCATCTGAATACAGAGGAAATATCTTTAAAATGTAAGGTGAAAGAAATAAAAAAAGACGAAATAATCGTAATGATTCCTACGCTTGCGGTATCTTCTCTGCAGATGTCATTTCAGGAGAATGGAGTTGAGGAAACGTTTCCGGCTAAAAAAATGTACAAATCGCATGTGGCGGAAACGGGGAAACGCATGGATAGCAAAAAAGAGCGGCAGAGCGAATCTCTTGAATCTCAAATACAAAACTTGACAGATAATAGAGAAGAAGAATTGACAGATGAATTAAGGACAGGCATCGTTGGTAAATCAAATGCAAAGAAATATTATCGTTTCAAAACAAAAAAAGTTTTTGAGGAAGAAGATGCCTTCGATAAAAATGAATTTGTTGATTTCGGAACGAACGCGGACGACGGGGCAACCCGGATATGGGAGGAAAAAACATCTGGCGCAAGCGGAGTTGAAGCAGATAAATTGTTGCCTGAGGAGGCGGTTGATACTGATGGGGAAGTAGCAGAAGAGGCAACGGTCTTGCAAGACGCTAGTCTTGGCAGCGTAGAAGGAAGGATATTAAAAAGCGGAAAACCCATAAAAGATTGCCAGGTGCAACTGCGCAGACTTGAGAAAGGTGGTCTGTTGTCGAGGGATTATCGTCTGGTAGATGGTGCCTTGGAACTTGAAATGGTAACGAATGATGAGGGTTATTATCATTTTATGAATGTTATGCCTGGCGAATATAAATTATATTGGAAGCCTCCATTGGAAACTACGTGGGTAAGGCGTTTCAAAATGGAGCCTGATATTATTGTGGAGTCCGGGAAAACAATAAAACCGAGAGACATTGAAATTTTGAAAAGAACGTTAAACTAA
- a CDS encoding Reeler domain-containing protein translates to MKGLFTFAASVIFSLSMMSVGMNVAHAFLKGPEDGRTGSPADNFATCATAGCHDSFVLNSGSAVFSISAPDTYTPGEEVSITVLFSDSSSAKHGFQLSALDAKNEHVGLFNNVDNKTQTGEGDYISHTERGTDGSSWTVVWMAPSSPADDPVTIYGAGNEANGNGTNKGDYIYTTTASMVAEDAVPGSCAAKSIDVPNSKIKLLFGENDEVAVRVTGDSDCVAEGVKVTASLSKAGKKRVEISPESVETNENGEARFTITAKEKNGNAKVTFKADGIKGKKGKAKLVVKVRKK, encoded by the coding sequence ATGAAAGGCCTTTTTACGTTTGCAGCAAGTGTCATTTTTTCTTTATCGATGATGAGCGTCGGCATGAATGTCGCGCATGCATTTCTTAAGGGGCCTGAAGATGGACGCACAGGATCTCCTGCAGATAATTTTGCTACCTGTGCGACAGCAGGGTGTCATGATTCTTTTGTATTAAATTCCGGCAGTGCGGTGTTTTCCATTTCTGCGCCAGACACATATACACCTGGAGAAGAAGTAAGTATTACCGTATTATTTAGTGATTCCAGCAGTGCAAAACATGGTTTTCAGCTTTCTGCTTTGGATGCAAAAAATGAGCACGTCGGGCTTTTTAACAATGTTGATAATAAGACGCAAACCGGAGAAGGTGATTATATTTCACACACAGAAAGAGGAACTGATGGTTCAAGCTGGACGGTAGTGTGGATGGCGCCTTCTAGTCCTGCCGATGACCCTGTTACAATTTACGGTGCAGGGAATGAGGCAAATGGCAACGGAACCAATAAGGGTGATTATATTTATACGACAACGGCCTCAATGGTTGCTGAAGATGCAGTGCCAGGTTCGTGTGCGGCAAAAAGTATAGATGTCCCTAATTCAAAAATAAAGCTGTTGTTTGGGGAAAATGATGAAGTGGCAGTCAGGGTAACGGGGGATAGTGATTGTGTGGCAGAAGGTGTGAAAGTTACTGCATCATTAAGTAAGGCGGGTAAGAAACGCGTAGAAATATCTCCTGAAAGTGTGGAAACGAATGAAAATGGGGAGGCGAGGTTCACCATTACTGCCAAGGAGAAGAATGGCAACGCAAAAGTAACATTTAAGGCCGATGGAATAAAAGGCAAAAAAGGCAAGGCAAAACTGGTAGTGAAGGTAAGAAAAAAATAA